A genomic stretch from Sphingobacterium sp. ML3W includes:
- a CDS encoding sodium:solute symporter family protein — MEISVIDIVIIVSYLLAMIVIGLILKKRAAKNLDSYFLGGKTLPYYMLGISDASGMFDISGTMWMVYLAFVYGLKSMWIPWLWPVFNQIFLMVYLSVWLRRSNVLTGAEWIRTRFGHGRGADGAYTIVILYAIVAVMGFLCYGFIGIGKFMEVFFPWEQVSRFIPLAIDPAMAPQLYGIFFTAITTFYVMLGGMHSIVWADMVKFGIMIISGIAIAVIAMQQVSPELLAANTPEGWDSPFFGWHLDLDWSTLLPSIMDRIADDQYNLFTVFVMMMLFKGIFMSMAGPAANYDMQKILACRSPKEAALMSGSVSVILLIPRYLMIMGFTVLALVFFRDEFAHMGNQMDFEIILPKAISRFGKVGLTGLLLAGLLAAFMSSFASTINAAQAYLVNDVLLKFMYRSASPKKQIRLSYAVSIAVVVCSTIIGLYVQNINSVLQWIVSALYGGYIAANVLKWHWWRFNGAGFFWGMLAGIFGAIILPQVFPDTLPLYFFPFLFVLSLFGCFAGTWLSRPTEEEVLVDFYVRVRPWGFWGPIHQKALEKYPDLRKNDHFKRDMVNVAVGIVWQCCLTLVPMYIVIKQGQGLLTTILILGITTLILKKNWYDKMNRDEEEYNAFMVKYGLNKTDKTVTEKTIID; from the coding sequence ATGGAAATTTCCGTAATAGATATAGTTATCATCGTCAGTTATTTGCTTGCGATGATTGTCATCGGTTTGATCCTTAAAAAGCGAGCAGCCAAGAATCTTGATTCCTATTTTTTAGGCGGAAAAACGCTTCCCTATTATATGCTCGGTATTTCTGATGCATCGGGTATGTTCGACATCTCGGGAACCATGTGGATGGTTTACCTTGCTTTTGTATATGGATTAAAAAGCATGTGGATCCCTTGGTTATGGCCTGTTTTCAATCAAATTTTTTTGATGGTCTATTTATCGGTCTGGTTGCGACGATCCAATGTCCTGACTGGAGCAGAATGGATCCGTACGCGTTTTGGTCATGGTCGGGGAGCTGACGGAGCCTATACGATCGTCATTCTATATGCCATAGTTGCGGTAATGGGTTTTTTGTGTTACGGCTTTATCGGTATAGGGAAATTCATGGAAGTTTTTTTTCCATGGGAACAGGTATCCCGCTTTATTCCATTGGCGATTGATCCGGCGATGGCCCCTCAATTGTATGGCATTTTCTTTACAGCGATTACGACTTTTTACGTCATGCTTGGTGGGATGCATAGTATTGTGTGGGCGGATATGGTCAAGTTTGGTATTATGATTATTTCGGGAATTGCCATCGCTGTTATTGCTATGCAGCAAGTTAGCCCCGAACTATTGGCCGCAAACACGCCAGAAGGTTGGGACTCGCCCTTCTTCGGTTGGCACCTGGATTTGGATTGGAGTACTTTACTTCCCTCCATAATGGACCGGATCGCCGATGATCAATATAATCTTTTTACGGTATTTGTCATGATGATGCTATTTAAAGGGATATTTATGAGCATGGCAGGACCGGCAGCCAACTATGATATGCAGAAGATATTGGCCTGTAGGTCCCCTAAGGAGGCGGCTTTAATGAGCGGTTCGGTGTCGGTCATCCTACTTATCCCACGTTATCTGATGATTATGGGGTTCACGGTATTAGCGCTAGTATTTTTTCGGGATGAATTTGCACATATGGGCAATCAGATGGATTTTGAAATTATCCTGCCCAAAGCTATCAGCCGCTTCGGAAAGGTTGGGTTGACCGGGCTATTGTTGGCAGGGCTATTGGCGGCATTCATGTCTTCATTTGCTTCAACGATAAATGCTGCTCAGGCTTATCTTGTAAATGATGTGTTGTTGAAGTTTATGTACCGGTCTGCTTCTCCCAAAAAGCAGATCCGTCTGAGTTATGCTGTTTCAATCGCTGTGGTTGTCTGTAGTACTATTATCGGCTTATATGTGCAGAATATAAACTCCGTTTTACAATGGATAGTCTCCGCGTTATATGGCGGTTATATTGCAGCAAATGTATTGAAATGGCATTGGTGGCGTTTTAATGGTGCCGGTTTTTTCTGGGGAATGCTAGCGGGTATATTTGGAGCGATCATATTACCGCAGGTTTTTCCGGATACACTGCCATTATATTTCTTCCCTTTTTTGTTTGTCCTATCTTTGTTTGGCTGTTTTGCAGGGACATGGTTATCCCGGCCTACCGAAGAGGAAGTGCTAGTAGACTTTTATGTGCGTGTACGCCCTTGGGGTTTTTGGGGGCCGATTCATCAAAAAGCACTAGAGAAATACCCTGATCTCAGGAAGAATGATCATTTTAAACGGGATATGGTTAATGTGGCTGTTGGTATAGTATGGCAATGTTGTCTGACCTTGGTGCCAATGTATATTGTGATCAAACAAGGACAGGGCTTGCTCACAACAATCTTGATACTGGGTATTACTACACTTATCCTGAAAAAGAACTGGTATGATAAAATGAATCGTGATGAGGAGGAATATAATGCCTTTATGGTAAAGTACGGGTTGAATAAAACAGACAAGACCGTCACTGAAAAGACGATTATTGACTAA
- a CDS encoding DUF2911 domain-containing protein, whose translation MRVLILTILTLIGQLSFAQTDKSKRPSPPDNTKVITTDGVTIDINYSRPSLKGRKLGVDIVPAGVVWRTGANEATTIEFNKDVLVEGKKLAAGKYGLYSIPGEHETTLMFSKVWNQWGTKYDAKDDALRVSVSNGKSDNSQEQFKINATPEGNISLEWGEYVIPFKVKASN comes from the coding sequence ATGAGAGTACTAATTTTAACGATTTTGACCCTAATCGGTCAACTTAGCTTCGCCCAGACAGACAAAAGCAAACGTCCAAGTCCTCCAGACAACACCAAGGTAATAACAACCGATGGTGTTACCATCGACATCAATTACAGCCGTCCTTCACTCAAAGGTCGCAAGCTCGGTGTTGATATTGTTCCTGCCGGTGTAGTTTGGCGTACAGGCGCCAATGAGGCCACTACGATCGAATTCAATAAAGATGTATTGGTTGAAGGAAAAAAACTAGCCGCTGGGAAATACGGTCTTTATAGTATCCCTGGAGAACACGAAACAACCCTTATGTTCAGCAAAGTGTGGAATCAATGGGGAACAAAATATGACGCCAAAGACGATGCGCTACGCGTTTCGGTCAGTAATGGTAAATCGGATAACAGTCAGGAGCAGTTCAAAATCAATGCGACTCCCGAAGGTAATATTTCACTGGAATGGGGAGAATATGTCATTCCTTTTAAGGTCAAAGCAAGTAACTAG
- the leuD gene encoding 3-isopropylmalate dehydratase small subunit, giving the protein MKKFETLTSQVVPLPIENIDTDQIIPARFLKATTREGFGDNLFRDWRFDSENQPKADFVLNSPTYSGKILVAGKNFGCGSSREHAAWAIQDYGFDVVISSFFADIFKGNALNNGVLPIQVSEEFLAKIFELVHQNPNTEIIVDLEKQTVMLTETGDQFEFEINPYKKSCLINGYDDIDFILNQKDLIESFETTRKW; this is encoded by the coding sequence ATGAAAAAATTTGAAACTTTAACATCACAGGTAGTTCCATTACCTATTGAAAATATTGATACTGACCAAATTATTCCAGCACGCTTTCTAAAAGCGACCACACGAGAAGGCTTTGGAGACAACCTGTTCCGTGACTGGCGTTTTGATAGTGAAAATCAACCCAAAGCAGATTTCGTATTGAATAGCCCAACCTACTCAGGAAAGATATTGGTTGCCGGTAAAAACTTTGGTTGCGGCTCTAGCCGTGAGCACGCTGCATGGGCAATTCAAGACTATGGCTTTGATGTTGTCATCAGTTCGTTTTTTGCAGATATCTTTAAAGGTAACGCCCTTAATAATGGTGTATTGCCGATACAGGTTTCGGAAGAGTTCTTAGCGAAAATCTTCGAACTGGTACACCAAAATCCAAACACAGAGATTATCGTTGATCTCGAAAAACAAACGGTTATGTTAACAGAGACAGGTGACCAATTTGAATTTGAAATCAATCCATACAAAAAATCATGCTTGATTAATGGATACGATGATATCGATTTCATCCTTAATCAAAAAGATTTAATTGAATCATTTGAAACAACAAGAAAATGGTAG
- a CDS encoding 2-isopropylmalate synthase produces MLHDPNHLYIFDTTLRDGEQVPGCQLTTPEKIEIAKDLEKLGVDIIEAGFPVSSPGDFQSVVALSQAVNDVIICALTRANQNDIDVAAEALKYAKRPRIHTGIGSSDMHIKYKFNSTREEILERAVAAVKHAKSYVEDVEFYAEDAGRADLEFLAKMIESVIAAGATVVNIPDTNGYCLPDQYGAKIKYLKENVRNIDQAIISAHCHNDLGLATANSIAAIQNGARQVECTINGIGERAGNTSLEEVAMILKVHNQSFGSLTSNIDSRMFTYLSRKVSEMMNMPVQPNKAIVGRNAFAHSSGIHQDGFLKHRENYEIIRPEDVGLDEADIILTARSGRHALKHHLERLGFHLEKDDLADCYQRFLVLADEKKNICDDDLKSLIQEKI; encoded by the coding sequence ATGTTACACGATCCTAATCATCTTTACATCTTCGACACCACATTACGTGATGGCGAACAGGTACCAGGATGCCAATTAACTACTCCAGAGAAAATTGAGATCGCGAAGGATTTAGAAAAACTAGGTGTCGATATTATCGAAGCTGGTTTTCCTGTTTCCAGCCCCGGAGATTTTCAATCTGTAGTAGCGTTATCCCAGGCGGTGAATGATGTTATTATATGTGCATTAACCCGTGCTAATCAAAACGATATTGACGTCGCTGCCGAAGCATTGAAATATGCCAAGCGCCCACGTATCCATACCGGTATTGGTTCTTCAGATATGCATATCAAATATAAATTCAATAGTACACGTGAAGAAATTTTAGAGCGTGCGGTAGCGGCGGTAAAACATGCTAAATCCTATGTGGAAGATGTTGAGTTTTATGCAGAGGATGCGGGCCGTGCAGATCTGGAATTTTTAGCTAAAATGATTGAATCAGTTATTGCTGCTGGCGCGACAGTGGTGAATATTCCAGACACTAACGGATATTGCTTACCAGACCAATATGGTGCTAAAATCAAGTATCTTAAGGAGAATGTACGTAATATTGATCAAGCAATCATCTCTGCTCACTGTCACAATGATTTGGGCCTTGCTACAGCCAACTCCATTGCCGCGATACAAAACGGCGCCCGTCAGGTAGAATGTACCATCAATGGTATCGGTGAACGTGCGGGTAATACCTCATTGGAAGAAGTTGCGATGATCCTTAAAGTACACAACCAATCTTTCGGTAGCTTAACTTCAAATATTGATAGCCGTATGTTTACCTATCTATCACGTAAAGTGAGTGAAATGATGAACATGCCTGTGCAACCCAATAAAGCGATTGTTGGCCGGAATGCCTTTGCCCATAGTTCAGGTATCCACCAAGATGGCTTCTTGAAACACCGCGAAAATTATGAAATTATCAGACCCGAAGATGTAGGGCTTGACGAAGCAGATATCATCTTAACTGCCCGTTCAGGAAGACATGCACTTAAACACCATTTAGAGCGCTTGGGTTTCCATCTTGAAAAAGATGATCTTGCGGATTGCTATCAACGCTTTTTGGTTTTGGCCGACGAAAAGAAAAATATTTGTGATGATGACCTAAAAAGCCTCATCCAAGAAAAGATATAA
- the ilvA gene encoding threonine ammonia-lyase IlvA: MDLSTLNIDSEATLERIKSVVNRTPLQYNRHLSEKYNAEVYLKREDLQVVRSYKLRGAYNKIISLTDEERQRGVVCASAGNHAQGVAFSCNKLDIKGVIFMPGPTPRQKISQTEMWGNGNVEIVLTGDTFDDCQKAALAYTEQHGITFIPPFDDLKVVEGQGTVAVEALQDLPDMDAIFIPIGGGGLAAGASYYLKSKNKAIKCYGVEPEGAPSMQAALEHDAPFELEHINKFVDGAAVKKIGATTFAIAKQLLDDTRSIPEGKICTCILELYNKDAIVVEPAGALSVAALEFHKDEIKGKKVVCIISGGNNDIDRMSEIKELSLLYEGYKHYFIVRFPQRPGALKLFVSEVLGPKDDITRFEFIKKTERERGPALVGIELNKPEDYETLIARMKEYKFDVIEINKDQTLFEYLV; encoded by the coding sequence ATGGATCTATCAACCCTAAACATCGATTCCGAAGCTACACTTGAGCGCATCAAATCTGTGGTCAATCGTACACCGCTACAGTATAATCGGCATTTATCCGAAAAATATAACGCCGAAGTCTATCTCAAAAGAGAAGATTTGCAAGTTGTACGTTCTTATAAATTGCGTGGTGCCTACAATAAGATTATTTCGTTGACCGATGAAGAAAGACAACGTGGTGTGGTCTGTGCAAGTGCAGGCAATCATGCCCAGGGTGTAGCCTTTTCATGCAACAAATTAGACATTAAGGGTGTTATATTTATGCCTGGGCCGACCCCTCGTCAAAAAATCTCGCAGACCGAAATGTGGGGTAATGGCAATGTTGAAATTGTATTGACCGGAGATACATTTGATGACTGTCAAAAAGCTGCCCTGGCGTACACGGAACAACATGGTATAACTTTCATTCCACCATTTGATGATCTCAAAGTTGTCGAAGGACAAGGTACTGTAGCCGTTGAAGCATTGCAGGATCTTCCTGATATGGATGCCATATTTATTCCGATCGGTGGTGGTGGACTTGCTGCTGGAGCAAGCTATTACCTGAAAAGCAAAAACAAAGCGATCAAGTGTTATGGTGTAGAACCTGAAGGTGCTCCATCGATGCAGGCTGCACTTGAACACGACGCACCCTTTGAATTAGAGCACATCAACAAGTTTGTGGACGGAGCTGCTGTAAAAAAAATAGGAGCTACGACATTTGCCATTGCTAAGCAACTCCTCGATGATACACGCTCTATTCCTGAAGGTAAAATCTGTACCTGCATTTTGGAGTTATACAATAAAGATGCAATCGTCGTTGAACCTGCAGGCGCACTTTCTGTTGCCGCATTGGAGTTCCACAAAGATGAAATTAAAGGGAAAAAAGTAGTCTGTATTATTTCAGGTGGCAACAATGATATTGACCGCATGAGTGAGATCAAAGAACTGTCTCTACTTTATGAAGGATACAAGCACTATTTTATCGTACGTTTCCCACAGCGCCCCGGTGCATTGAAACTTTTCGTTTCCGAAGTTCTTGGCCCTAAAGACGATATCACGCGGTTTGAGTTTATCAAAAAAACAGAACGGGAAAGGGGCCCAGCCCTAGTCGGCATTGAGCTCAACAAGCCTGAAGATTACGAAACATTGATCGCACGGATGAAAGAATACAAATTCGATGTCATTGAAATCAATAAAGATCAAACATTATTCGAATATCTGGTCTAA
- the leuB gene encoding 3-isopropylmalate dehydrogenase, whose product MKKNILIIPGDGIGQEVTTWGKKVLEKIGENYGHEFSFDEAIMGHTAIEATGNPLPDETLAKAKASDAILFGAIGHIKYDNDPSAKVRPEQGLLKVRKELGLYANLRPILLFDELLDASSLKPEILQGTDILFFRELTGDVYFGEKNRNEDNTFASDLMNYHRYEVERIARKAYDAARTRNKRLCSVDKANVLETSRLWREVVQEIAKEYPDVETEHMFIDNAAMQLVKNPKKFDVVLTANLFGDILTDEASQIAGSMGMLASASVGDGTGFFEPIHGSAHDIAGQNKANPLASILSAALMLDISFGLQEEAKAVTNAVAETLKAGWRTGDIANAHTEASKVLGTQEMGEKVLAFIK is encoded by the coding sequence ATGAAAAAAAATATATTAATCATCCCTGGAGATGGCATTGGCCAAGAAGTAACAACATGGGGTAAAAAAGTTTTAGAAAAGATCGGTGAAAATTATGGTCATGAATTCAGTTTTGATGAAGCGATCATGGGACACACAGCGATTGAGGCTACGGGCAATCCGCTTCCAGATGAAACGCTAGCGAAAGCCAAAGCATCAGATGCAATCCTTTTCGGCGCGATCGGACATATCAAATACGACAATGATCCATCTGCTAAAGTACGACCTGAGCAAGGCTTATTAAAGGTCCGTAAAGAATTAGGTTTGTATGCTAATCTTCGTCCTATCCTTTTATTTGATGAACTATTAGATGCATCAAGTTTAAAGCCTGAAATCCTACAAGGAACAGATATTCTTTTCTTCCGCGAGTTGACAGGTGACGTTTATTTCGGAGAGAAAAACCGCAATGAGGACAATACCTTCGCTTCGGATTTGATGAACTACCACCGTTATGAAGTAGAGCGTATCGCACGTAAAGCTTATGATGCTGCCCGTACCCGTAACAAGAGATTATGCTCAGTTGATAAAGCCAATGTATTGGAAACTTCCCGCTTATGGAGAGAAGTTGTTCAAGAAATTGCGAAAGAATACCCAGATGTTGAAACAGAACACATGTTTATCGACAATGCAGCAATGCAATTGGTTAAGAATCCGAAGAAATTTGATGTCGTATTAACAGCGAATCTTTTTGGTGATATCTTGACAGATGAAGCATCTCAGATCGCGGGATCAATGGGGATGTTGGCCTCAGCTTCAGTCGGTGATGGTACAGGTTTCTTTGAGCCTATCCACGGTTCGGCACATGATATCGCGGGCCAAAATAAAGCGAATCCACTTGCCTCAATTCTATCGGCGGCATTAATGCTTGACATTAGCTTTGGTCTTCAAGAAGAAGCAAAAGCAGTTACCAATGCTGTTGCTGAAACACTAAAAGCAGGTTGGAGAACGGGAGATATCGCCAATGCCCACACCGAAGCTTCTAAAGTCCTAGGTACGCAAGAAATGGGTGAAAAAGTATTAGCATTTATTAAATAG
- a CDS encoding ATP-binding cassette domain-containing protein, with amino-acid sequence MVDPVVHIANLTIQHGKDTVLQGLNWQIFPGEQWILGGPSGTGKTTLAKAIAGQLKYEGALSFHLDLDSPLPAIVHYVSNWFQFTNLEGDRNFYYQQRYNKFAKNDTLTVFAELKHFAKEQQLSFEDVAPYLSIFGFENFKDQQLIELSSGEHKRLQLVKALWLQPQLLIIDQPYTGLDVQSRKDLNQVFDQLAEKGVSLLLISNDDEQPDCINRFAEIQDGKIVIRQNNSEISKGIPRKRKELPYFLQQSPKVSAPTMVKMKQIHISYGEKQVLKNIDWEVKAGEKWLLQGHNGSGKSTLLSLINGDHPQAYANDIHLFGKKRGSGESIWEIKEHLGIISPELHWYYDMNANVGQTIASGFFDSMSLYQKLGYEQQQKLDQVLHFFDLKEVKHKTLGSLPLGQQRLALLARTIVKHPELLILDEPCQGLDKEQSQYFNDVIDDLSKNGQTLIYVGHFQSQLPTCIDNKMVLEKGEIKSVERVIHKKEPLST; translated from the coding sequence ATGGTAGACCCAGTCGTCCATATTGCCAATTTAACTATTCAGCATGGTAAAGATACCGTGCTGCAAGGTTTAAATTGGCAAATTTTCCCTGGTGAACAATGGATCTTAGGTGGTCCGAGTGGCACTGGAAAAACAACGCTTGCGAAAGCAATTGCGGGACAACTAAAATATGAAGGTGCCCTATCCTTCCATCTAGATTTGGATAGCCCCTTGCCAGCTATTGTGCATTACGTCTCTAATTGGTTTCAATTTACCAATTTGGAAGGTGATCGCAATTTCTACTACCAACAACGCTACAATAAATTTGCAAAAAACGATACACTAACGGTTTTTGCGGAATTAAAACATTTTGCAAAGGAACAACAGCTATCCTTTGAAGATGTAGCACCTTACCTCTCCATCTTTGGATTTGAAAACTTCAAAGATCAACAGTTGATCGAACTTTCCAGTGGCGAACATAAAAGGCTACAGTTGGTCAAAGCGCTATGGCTTCAACCTCAGCTATTGATTATTGACCAGCCTTATACTGGACTGGATGTACAATCCAGAAAAGATCTGAATCAGGTCTTTGATCAGCTTGCAGAAAAGGGTGTATCACTCCTGCTTATCAGTAATGATGACGAGCAGCCTGATTGCATCAATCGTTTTGCTGAAATCCAGGATGGAAAAATAGTCATTCGTCAAAACAATAGCGAAATTTCAAAAGGAATACCACGAAAGCGAAAGGAATTACCTTATTTCTTGCAACAATCGCCCAAAGTCTCCGCTCCAACCATGGTAAAGATGAAACAGATTCATATTTCTTATGGAGAGAAGCAAGTCTTAAAAAACATCGATTGGGAAGTTAAAGCAGGTGAAAAATGGTTGTTGCAAGGACATAATGGCTCTGGGAAATCGACTTTATTAAGTCTGATCAATGGAGACCATCCGCAGGCCTATGCAAATGATATCCACCTTTTTGGTAAAAAAAGAGGATCAGGAGAAAGTATCTGGGAAATTAAAGAACATCTTGGTATAATTTCTCCCGAATTACATTGGTACTACGATATGAATGCCAATGTAGGACAAACAATCGCTTCGGGGTTCTTCGACTCGATGAGCCTCTATCAGAAATTGGGGTACGAGCAACAGCAGAAGCTGGATCAGGTACTTCATTTTTTCGATCTCAAAGAAGTGAAGCATAAAACATTAGGATCTTTACCCTTAGGCCAACAACGGTTAGCCTTGCTGGCCCGCACCATTGTAAAACATCCCGAATTGCTTATATTAGATGAACCATGTCAGGGATTAGACAAGGAACAATCGCAATATTTCAACGATGTGATCGATGACCTGAGCAAGAATGGCCAGACCCTTATTTATGTCGGTCATTTCCAAAGCCAATTACCAACCTGTATAGACAACAAGATGGTGCTGGAAAAGGGTGAAATTAAATCCGTAGAACGAGTTATCCACAAAAAAGAGCCTTTATCAACATAG
- a CDS encoding glycosidase, with amino-acid sequence MNLRNFMSESFERQQAYIIETQRLLLEKANVGLFSPGKIVTRYFNPVVTKEHIPLTWRYDFNPLTNPHFLERIAFNSTMNAGAIYWKGKYLLFVRVEGVDRKSFFAIAESHNGIDQFRFWDHPVLLPDSESDETNVYDLRLTAHDDGWVYGIFCSERRASDAAPGDLSSAVASTGIIRSKDLIHWERLPNLKAGSQQRNVVLHPEFVEGKYAFYTRPQDDFILAKSGGGIGWALVEDITKAVIQEEKIINKRFYHTIKELKNGEGPTPLKTEKGWLHLAHGVRGTAAGLRYVLYLYLTSLEDPSELIAEPAGYLMAPEGEERVGDVSNVLFSNGWIMNADGTVYIYYASSDTRTHVAVSSVTKLLDYCLNTPADGLRSAESLRKVINLIDHNMHYINNKSRGEVGHLSQ; translated from the coding sequence TTGAACTTACGTAATTTTATGTCCGAATCCTTTGAGCGCCAGCAAGCTTATATTATCGAAACACAACGTTTATTATTAGAAAAAGCAAACGTTGGATTATTCAGTCCGGGAAAAATTGTCACGCGTTATTTTAATCCTGTTGTCACCAAAGAACATATTCCGCTTACCTGGCGTTACGATTTCAATCCATTGACAAATCCTCATTTTTTGGAACGAATTGCCTTCAATTCAACCATGAATGCTGGAGCAATCTATTGGAAAGGAAAGTACCTGCTATTCGTTCGCGTGGAAGGTGTCGACCGAAAGTCTTTCTTTGCAATTGCCGAAAGTCACAATGGAATAGATCAATTTCGCTTCTGGGATCATCCTGTCTTACTCCCAGATTCGGAATCTGATGAAACCAATGTCTATGATCTTCGGCTTACGGCACATGACGACGGCTGGGTCTATGGAATTTTCTGCAGTGAACGCCGTGCGTCTGATGCTGCTCCAGGCGATCTTTCTAGCGCCGTTGCTTCTACAGGTATCATCCGGTCAAAAGATCTGATACATTGGGAACGCCTACCTAATTTAAAGGCTGGCAGTCAACAACGCAATGTGGTACTGCATCCTGAGTTTGTGGAAGGAAAATACGCGTTTTATACACGCCCCCAGGACGATTTTATTCTAGCAAAAAGCGGTGGTGGCATTGGATGGGCCTTGGTGGAGGATATCACCAAAGCTGTTATCCAAGAGGAAAAGATTATTAATAAACGTTTTTACCATACGATCAAGGAACTTAAAAATGGGGAGGGACCGACGCCACTAAAGACGGAGAAAGGCTGGTTGCACCTCGCACACGGAGTCAGGGGTACTGCAGCGGGCTTACGTTATGTATTATACCTTTATCTCACGAGCCTAGAGGATCCAAGTGAATTAATTGCGGAACCCGCGGGCTATCTAATGGCTCCCGAAGGCGAGGAAAGGGTGGGGGATGTTTCCAATGTGCTTTTTTCTAACGGTTGGATTATGAATGCAGATGGTACCGTGTATATTTATTACGCCTCCAGCGATACACGGACGCATGTTGCAGTTTCTTCCGTAACCAAATTGCTGGATTATTGCCTGAATACACCGGCAGACGGACTCCGCTCAGCAGAATCATTGCGCAAGGTGATTAATCTGATTGATCATAATATGCACTATATAAATAATAAAAGTCGGGGAGAGGTTGGTCATCTCTCACAATAG
- a CDS encoding endonuclease/exonuclease/phosphatase family protein, whose amino-acid sequence MGNQQTNAMLKNVCVKILALISLCSLAFSVRAQESESLKIISYNIWNGFEKQQDRKDKFSDWIRKEQPDIVALQELVNFKQTDLAKLAKAYGHTYTVLLKEQGYPVGISSRYPIRLVKAQVDQFWHGMLHVKIKNLDLIVTHLSPFSWKYRLGEARQIVEYVKNNSLDSCIIMGDLNAYSPLDAIWLETQSVLKANLTKWDQEHPQYGNMNCSRFDYRVLSTFLAAGFDDCIGRYVFPKIKRASYPAATLYNWKWGDSRLGAVSERLDYILLSEPLASHVKQVEVHNGPALEGISDHYPVSVVIDQLEK is encoded by the coding sequence ATGGGCAATCAACAAACCAATGCTATGTTAAAGAATGTTTGTGTTAAAATTCTCGCTTTGATCAGTCTTTGTAGTTTAGCATTTTCTGTGCGGGCTCAAGAATCGGAGAGCTTAAAAATTATCTCTTATAATATCTGGAATGGTTTTGAGAAACAGCAGGATCGAAAGGATAAATTTAGTGATTGGATTCGAAAAGAGCAACCTGATATAGTGGCATTGCAGGAACTGGTCAATTTTAAGCAAACAGATCTCGCAAAATTGGCTAAAGCATATGGACATACTTACACGGTTTTATTAAAAGAGCAAGGTTACCCTGTCGGTATTTCCTCACGTTATCCGATCAGGCTTGTAAAAGCACAAGTAGATCAGTTTTGGCATGGGATGCTGCATGTGAAGATCAAAAACTTAGATCTTATCGTAACACATCTAAGCCCTTTTTCCTGGAAATATAGACTTGGAGAGGCAAGACAAATTGTGGAATATGTAAAGAATAATAGCTTGGACAGCTGTATTATTATGGGAGATCTGAATGCCTACTCCCCATTGGATGCCATTTGGTTGGAAACGCAGTCTGTATTGAAAGCGAACTTGACAAAATGGGATCAGGAGCATCCGCAATATGGCAATATGAACTGCAGTAGATTTGACTATCGTGTATTATCAACTTTTCTGGCTGCTGGTTTTGACGATTGTATCGGACGGTACGTATTTCCTAAAATCAAACGTGCCAGCTACCCTGCAGCGACGCTTTACAATTGGAAATGGGGAGACTCCCGGTTGGGGGCCGTTTCTGAACGTCTTGATTATATTTTGTTGTCTGAACCTTTAGCATCTCATGTGAAACAGGTGGAAGTGCATAATGGTCCTGCACTTGAAGGGATATCTGATCATTACCCTGTTTCGGTCGTGATTGATCAATTGGAGAAATAG